From Daucus carota subsp. sativus chromosome 6, DH1 v3.0, whole genome shotgun sequence:
atctgCTTAAGTATCTGCTGTAAGGTTTAAGTATCTGGAATCATGAATGGAAATTCTTTTGCAGCTAACATCAGATTTTGCGATTGTAGTTCTGATCTCTGTAGCAAATCTATACTCAAGATCTAGTCTATCGAAATTTGAAATTGTCGTCTTTGCTGATACAAAGATTTGTCGCAAATCTAATTATTTTGCTGGTAGTCGAAAACTAAAAATCGACAAATTAACTgagttaaaatttcaaatacataCTCTACTGCATAATGCAGAACTTGACAATACAAATGAAACCAGAATTCAAATGCGCATTCTAAATGCGCGCATAAGAATCAGTAGAAATCCGAAATTCACATTCGACATGTATGTAAAATCTGCCATGAATCTGATCATCCGAATGACCTGATTCTACAAATTGAAAATAAACCAACATTGAACACCTCTATTTTAAGAAAACGTTTCAGGATGGCAAAATGTACGCAGACCTTACTAAAAGTATAGCGTGAAAATTCTCGCCTCAAGGGACAATAGCTTGAAAATGATCAAACTATGCTCATCTATTAATCATTTCTAAAAATCTCTGCTCAGATTCTTGCCGTTGTAATCTCATATCCTTGTTGAACTTGCTGATAAACGCTTCGATTCGGTGGTTCAACTCAGCCTGACCTATTGACATGTCCCTCTGCAGCCCACCTCTCTGCCTCCCCAACACGGACTCATTAAACGTCTCATATTTTCTCATCTCCTTCCGCCCTGCCACAGGCATAACTACTGGAGGTGCATTCCATGTTTCCGTCTTCTTCAGCTGCTTTTTTTCGGGTAATTTCCCAGCCTCAATAATTGCTTCCCATGTTGCCTCCATTGTATCAAATTCTTTGTCAATGTTTTCAGTAACCGGCTCTTCAGTAACTAAGACATGTTTGAAGTGTTCTGAAGATGGACTCTGCTTCCCTTCTTCTTTCGTTGTTTTCTCCGAAGAAACAATCTTACTTGTGTCTAGTCCAGTGAGTGGTAGTAATGTCTTTggagtttcatgaaaaaaaatgaaatcaacGTCCTCATTCTCGTTGATTTCATCTACTGATGAAGGTTCTGGTGGCACTACTTCTGACAAAGTGTCACCGTAACCTTCATCTTGTAAACGAGGACTAACATATTCATGTTGGTCCTCGTTTATCTTAGGATGATAAAAACTGGAGGTAAAAACTACGAAAACAATGATGATATTAATGAGGACATAGATATAAGGTGGAGATAGCCAGAACTTGAGGGAGAGCCAAAGCTGTGGTAGGGTAGAAACTTTGGAAAAAGAGTATGGTATGACAGCTGTTTTGAATAAGAGAATTATTGAGATGAACCCTACAAATAAAAGTAGTAGTTGAATGGCCCAGAATGTGGTTTCCAATCTGCTCTTCCCTCTGTTTCCAAACAAATCTTTTGCCATGAAGAAAATATCCATTAACTTGTGCTCCTAAGACGAAAATTCGAAATGAGCTTCTGAATGGTTTTTGGGTAGTGTTAATGTTTTAGTCCAAGAACTTGATAAAATTGTTCGATTGGACGATCAAATTGCAGAACagaatgattaaaaaaatagagaTGAAGAAACCCTTTAAGAAAACAGGGGatagaaatgaaaaaaaaaacagagttgGAAGAGGTAGATGAATGAAAGCAGGGGAATATAAAGATTGGATAGAAGCTAAAAAAGGGCCAGTTTCATCTGCTCAAATTTGTGCATATAAATAGTTGTAGACATGCAACActtgagggagagagagaaggggagagagggagggagagagggagaggtttCTGTGTGGAAATAGAATCTGTAAGCAAAGAATTGGAGGAAAGATGAAGTGATTTACGTTATACTACATACCTGAGCTTGCTGCATCATTCTACAGAGgagaaagagagggagagagctGATGTTTGTACTATATAATGCAGAAGCACCTACTTCACTTGTTTATGTAGAGAAACAATGCCTTCAGCAAACCATTACATGTTTCCACTTTACACTCTCTTCCTGGCCGTTGATTCGCACTATTTGCGCCCACACCGTTAGATCAATCGTTATTGTTAATTCATTGTTAGTGCTATAATTAATGGCCTCAAGTTTATAATACAATCATTTTGAAAAATGCTTACATGACAAAATTggtaacaaaaattttataaaatccacCCGATTGAAAtagagaaaattttataaaatccacccgattgaaatagagaagaaagaCAGTGAAATCTctgatggttttagatctaaaaATTATCCGAGAATAC
This genomic window contains:
- the LOC135147077 gene encoding uncharacterized protein LOC135147077, translating into MEVGSGSGYKVFTSSFYHPKINEDQHEYVSPRLQDEGYGDTLSEVVPPEPSSVDEINENEDVDFIFFHETPKTLLPLTGLDTSKIVSSEKTTKEEGKQSPSSEHFKHVLVTEEPVTENIDKEFDTMEATWEAIIEAGKLPEKKQLKKTETWNAPPVVMPVAGRKEMRKYETFNESVLGRQRGGLQRDMSIGQAELNHRIEAFISKFNKDMRLQRQESEQRFLEMINR